The stretch of DNA TCGAGCCTTGCAACACGAAATCCAGGCGGTGGAGGAAGAAATCCGCAAGGCGGAGGACCGCGTCCTGGTCAAGATGGAGGAGACGGAAAACCTGGAACGGGAAGTGAAAGAGGACGAGCGGCTGCTCCGGGAAACGGAGGCTTGGGCGAAGCAGGAACAAGGGCAACTCGAAGCAGAGCGCACCGCCGCTCGAGACGACTTTGCCCGCCAGGAGGCGCTGCGCCGGGAATGGACGGTCCAGATCGATTCCGACCTGCTCGATCGCTACCACCGGATTGCGCGGCTGCGACGGGGCCTGGCCCTGGCCGAGGCGCGAGACGAAATGTGCACCGGCTGCAATGTGCGCTTGCGCCCTCAGGTCTTCAGCGAAGTCAAGACCAGCCAGCAGGTGCAAACCTGCGATAGTTGCAGCCGCATCCTCTACTACCTCGAACCCGCCGTGGCGGGGTGAGCGCCTCGGAAGGCGCTTGACCGAATTTCCCATTCGCGGCGGAACGTTCACTTCAGGGCGAGCCCTCGGGCTGAAGCCTTCAGTGCGAGCACCCTGGCTGCCCAGCCCAGAGGCAGTTACCAGAAGATAGAAAAT from Candidatus Acidiferrales bacterium encodes:
- a CDS encoding C4-type zinc ribbon domain-containing protein, with the protein product MHPDVKRLIELQKTDLRIAELTAQLEIFPAKLKEIEARLERAKKALDAARERSTQVHKERKKLELDVDSWREKVTKYKDQMLAVKTNEAYRALQHEIQAVEEEIRKAEDRVLVKMEETENLEREVKEDERLLRETEAWAKQEQGQLEAERTAARDDFARQEALRREWTVQIDSDLLDRYHRIARLRRGLALAEARDEMCTGCNVRLRPQVFSEVKTSQQVQTCDSCSRILYYLEPAVAG